One window of Lytechinus variegatus isolate NC3 chromosome 2, Lvar_3.0, whole genome shotgun sequence genomic DNA carries:
- the LOC121406929 gene encoding loricrin-like, with product MGRLWLFLATILLLSLMTSSTPAHLRYRRSSSSSEEDGGDGGDGGDGGDGDCGGDGGGGDCGGDCGGDGGGDCGGDCGGDGGGDCGGDCGCDGGGDGGDGCDAGCDGDGGDGGCDGGCDGGGDGGDCGGDNCGGGDGGNDGGCDGGSCGTDGGCDGGGDCGDGGDGGDGGCDGGCDGGDGGDCGDGGDGGDCGDGDGDGGGSGSSSSSSEEDGGDGGDGDGGDGDGGDGGGGGGGDGGGDGGGGGGDGGGDGGGGGGGGGGDVGGDGGDVEIIYIPVPVPAPSDDGDDGDGGILGPICSPCPSFISRDQAVCGSDGITYVNLCQLRKSACDFGDSHLKLVADGACAKT from the exons ATGGGGCGACTTTGGCTATTTCTAGCCACCATCTTGCTCCTGTCTTTAATGACATCATCCACACCAG CTCATCTGAGATACAGaagaagcagcagcagtagcGAAGAGGATGGCGGTGATggcggtgatggtggtgatggtggtgatggagaCTGCGGGGGAGACGGAGGAGGAGGAGACTGTGGAGGAGACTGCGGTGGTGACGGAGGAGGAGACTGCGGTGGAGACTGCGGTGGTGACGGAGGAGGAGACTGCGGTGGAGATTGTGGTTGTGATGGCGGAGGGGATGGCGGAGACGGTTGCGATGCCGGTTGTGATGGAGACGGGGGCGACGGCGGATGCGATGGTGGTTgcgatggtggcggtgatggcGGCGATTGTGGTGGCGATAATTGTGGTGGCGGTGATGGTGGAAATGATGGAGGATGCGACGGGGGTAGCTGTGGAACGGATGGTGGCTGCGACGGTGGCGGCGATTGTGGAGACGGGGGTGATGGCGGAGACGGTGGATGCGACGGTGGTTGTGACggcggtgatggtggtgattgtggTGATGGCGGTGATGGTGGAGACTGCGGCGATGGCGATGGTGACGGTGGAGGTTCGGGATCGTCTTCATCCAGCAGTGAAGAAGATGGAGGGGATGGTGGCGAtggagatggtggtgatggtgacggTGGAGATGGTGGAGGCGGCGGTGGAGGTGACGGTGGTGGGGATGGTGGCGGAGGGGGTGGTGACGGTGGTGGGGATGGTGGCGGAGGAGGCGGTGGTGGTGGCGGCGATGTCGGTGGTGACGGTGGCGACGTCGAAATCATATACATTCCTGTTCCTGTGCCTGCGCCATcggatgacggtgatgatggagatg gAGGTATTCTTGGTCCAATCTGCTCCCCATGCCCATCCTTCATATCACGTGACCAAGCTGTATGTGGATCCGATGGGATCACTTACGTAAACTTGTGCCAGCTGAGGAAGTCCGCCTGTGATTTTGGTGACAGTCACCTGAAACTTGTCGCAGATGGCGCCTGCGCAAAAACATAA